A single genomic interval of Daucus carota subsp. sativus chromosome 1, DH1 v3.0, whole genome shotgun sequence harbors:
- the LOC108207434 gene encoding uncharacterized protein LOC108207434, whose protein sequence is MQITSSNLDSPASASLSGRRNGGFSSSPEFEFWVTRNPVTQPDIVPADELFVDGVLQPLDLMKPDPVKPTSDPDVQPGFGHGLAESDPKTVSKRWKDIFKKSGDRKIKNDEKEKKREKKGNGANGLSTAELNINIWPFSRSRSAGNGGNRPAPVSRKISSAPCSRSNSAGESKSRKWPSSPSRGGVHLGRNSPVWQVRRVPGASVGVGRGGADVFTRNSEKGIKNSEKGVQKDVNHPRRKKSVGGDVAGTGDGVVKAKVLNVNVPACIGYKSHLGCRSDEIERNAVVGGGGFLTGSKSGSAVHGGGNITGEVARGNSNLFNLRGLFTKKVY, encoded by the coding sequence ATGCAAATCACAAGTTCTAATCTTGATTCACCCGCGAGTGCGTCTTTGAGTGGGAGGAGAAATGGTGGGTTTTCAAGTTCGCCCGAATTTGAGTTTTGGGTGACCCGAAACCCGGTTACTCAACCCGATATTGTACCCGCGGATGAGTTGTTTGTTGATGGGGTTTTGCAGCCTCTTGACCTTATGAAACCCGACCCGGTAAAACCCACTTCGGATCCGGATGTACAGCCCGGGTTTGGACATGGGTTGGCGGAATCCGACCCGAAAACGGTGTCAAAACGGTGGAAAGACATTTTTAAGAAGTCCGGCGACCGGAAAATTAAGAACGATGAGAAAGAGAAGAAGAGGGAGAAGAAGGGGAATGGAGCAAATGGGTTGTCTACGGCGGAgctgaatattaatatttggcCGTTTTCTCGGAGTAGATCGGCCGGAAATGGTGGAAATAGGCCGGCGCCGGTGAGCCGGAAAATCAGTAGCGCGCCTTGTTCGAGGTCTAATTCAGCCGGTGAGTCGAAATCGAGGAAGTGGCCGAGTAGTCCTAGCCGTGGTGGGGTCCATCTTGGCCGGAATAGTCCCGTTTGGCAAGTCCGGCGTGTTCCCGGTGCCAGCGTCGGCGTTGGTCGAGGCGGGGCTGATGTATTTACACGAAATAGCGAAAAGGGTATTAAAAATAGCGAAAAGGGTGTTCAAAAAGATGTAAATCACCCTCGACGGAAAAAATCGGTCGGCGGCGATGTTGCCGGAACCGGCGACGGCGTGGTGAAAGCGAAGGTGTTAAATGTGAATGTTCCGGCGTGTATTGGGTATAAGAGTCATCTGGGCTGTAGAAGTGATGAGATTGAGAGAAATGCGGTGGTTGGTGGTGGCGGCTTTCTTACCGGCTCCAAGAGTGGCTCCGCCGTTCACGGTGGCGGGAATATCACCGGTGAAGTAGCACGTGGCAATAGTAATTTGTTTAATCTCCGAGGTTTATTCACTAAAAAAGTGTATTGA